The Toxorhynchites rutilus septentrionalis strain SRP chromosome 3, ASM2978413v1, whole genome shotgun sequence genome includes a region encoding these proteins:
- the LOC129775587 gene encoding protein elav isoform X2, protein MTNKVLAAVQDLQKQNGEPQNTAAASSGSENARTNLIVNYLPQTMTEEEIRSLFSSVGEVESVKLVRDKNVIYPGQPKGQSLGYGFVNFHRSQDAEQAVNVLNGLRLQNKVLKVSFARPSSEGIKGANLYISGLPKTITQEELEVIFRPYGEIITSRVLVQDGNDKPKGVGFIRFDQRKEAERAIAALNGTTPKGLTDPITVKFSNTPGQNSGAKLVQPTLPTFLNPQLTRRLGAIHHPINKGLARFSPMGGEVLDMMLPTAPTNGIGAVAPSGGWSIFIYNLAPETEENTLWQLFGPFGAVQNVKIIKDSATNQCKGYGFVTMTNYEEAMLAIRSLNGYTLGQRVLQVSFKTNKSKIYVRKN, encoded by the coding sequence ATGACCAACAAAGTGCTAGCAGCCGTACAAGAtctacaaaaacaaaatggcgAACCGCAGAACACCGCAGCAGCGTCATCGGGATCGGAGAACGCCCGAACCAATCTGATTGTCAACTATCTGCCCCAGACGATGACCGAGGAGGAGATCCGATCGTTGTTCTCGAGCGTCGGAGAGGTAGAAAGTGTCAAGCTGGTGCGCGACAAAAATGTTATATATCCGGGTCAACCAAAGGGACAGAGTTTAGGGTATGGCTTTGTAAACTTCCACCGATCGCAGGATGCTGAGCAGGCGGTGAATGTGTTGAACGGATTGCGGCTGCAGAACAAAGTGCTGAAAGTGTCTTTTGCACGGCCCAGCTCGGAAGGCATCAAAGGAGCAAATCTTTACATCTCTGGCTTGCCGAAAACCATTACACAGGAAGAATTGGAAGTTATTTTTAGACCATACGGGGAGATCATAACTAGCCGGGTTTTGGTCCAGGATGGAAATGATAAACCTAAGGGGGTTGGTTTTATCCGGTTTGATCAGCGTAAAGAGGCGGAGCGTGCCATTGCCGCACTCAATGGAACTACGCCGAAAGGTTTGACCGATCCTATCACGGTCAAATTCTCGAATACTCCCGGACAGAATTCAGGCGCAAAACTTGTGCAACCCACTTTGCCCACCTTCCTGAACCCACAGTTGACACGCCGACTTGGAGCTATACATCATCCCATCAACAAAGGCTTGGCTCGTTTCTCGCCGATGGGAGGAGAAGTTCTGGATATGATGCTACCGACAGCACCAACAAACGGTATTGGCGCCGTTGCTCCGTCTGGTGGCTGGAGTATTTTCATCTATAATCTCGCGCCGGAAACCGAAGAAAACACCCTGTGGCAACTCTTTGGTCCATTTGGCGCCGTTCAAAACGTTAAGATCATCAAGGACTCCGCAACGAACCAGTGCAAAGGCTACGGTTTTGTCACGATGACCAACTACGAGGAGGCGATGCTCGCTATCCGATCTCTCAACGGATATACCCTTGGCCAGCGGGTGTTACAAGTCAGCTTCAAAACCAACAAATCAAA
- the LOC129775587 gene encoding protein elav isoform X1 translates to MTNKVLAAVQDLQKQNGEPQNTAAASSGSENARTNLIVNYLPQTMTEEEIRSLFSSVGEVESVKLVRDKNVIYPGQPKGQSLGYGFVNFHRSQDAEQAVNVLNGLRLQNKVLKVSFARPSSEGIKGANLYISGLPKTITQEELEVIFRPYGEIITSRVLVQDGNDKPKGVGFIRFDQRKEAERAIAALNGTTPKGLTDPITVKFSNTPGQNSGAKLVQPTLPTFLNPQLTRRLGAIHHPINKGLARFSPMGGEVLDMMLPTAPTNGIGAVAPSGGWSIFIYNLAPETEENTLWQLFGPFGAVQNVKIIKDSATNQCKGYGFVTMTNYEEAMLAIRSLNGYTLGQRVLQVSFKTNKSNSGLGEL, encoded by the exons ATGACCAACAAAGTGCTAGCAGCCGTACAAGAtctacaaaaacaaaatggcgAACCGCAGAACACCGCAGCAGCGTCATCGGGATCGGAGAACGCCCGAACCAATCTGATTGTCAACTATCTGCCCCAGACGATGACCGAGGAGGAGATCCGATCGTTGTTCTCGAGCGTCGGAGAGGTAGAAAGTGTCAAGCTGGTGCGCGACAAAAATGTTATATATCCGGGTCAACCAAAGGGACAGAGTTTAGGGTATGGCTTTGTAAACTTCCACCGATCGCAGGATGCTGAGCAGGCGGTGAATGTGTTGAACGGATTGCGGCTGCAGAACAAAGTGCTGAAAGTGTCTTTTGCACGGCCCAGCTCGGAAGGCATCAAAGGAGCAAATCTTTACATCTCTGGCTTGCCGAAAACCATTACACAGGAAGAATTGGAAGTTATTTTTAGACCATACGGGGAGATCATAACTAGCCGGGTTTTGGTCCAGGATGGAAATGATAAACCTAAGGGGGTTGGTTTTATCCGGTTTGATCAGCGTAAAGAGGCGGAGCGTGCCATTGCCGCACTCAATGGAACTACGCCGAAAGGTTTGACCGATCCTATCACGGTCAAATTCTCGAATACTCCCGGACAGAATTCAGGCGCAAAACTTGTGCAACCCACTTTGCCCACCTTCCTGAACCCACAGTTGACACGCCGACTTGGAGCTATACATCATCCCATCAACAAAGGCTTGGCTCGTTTCTCGCCGATGGGAGGAGAAGTTCTGGATATGATGCTACCGACAGCACCAACAAACGGTATTGGCGCCGTTGCTCCGTCTGGTGGCTGGAGTATTTTCATCTATAATCTCGCGCCGGAAACCGAAGAAAACACCCTGTGGCAACTCTTTGGTCCATTTGGCGCCGTTCAAAACGTTAAGATCATCAAGGACTCCGCAACGAACCAGTGCAAAGGCTACGGTTTTGTCACGATGACCAACTACGAGGAGGCGATGCTCGCTATCCGATCTCTCAACGGATATACCCTTGGCCAGCGGGTGTTACAAGTCAGCTTCAAAACCAACAAATCAAA CTCCGGTTTGGGTGAACTTTAA